In Gemmatimonadota bacterium, a single window of DNA contains:
- a CDS encoding class I SAM-dependent methyltransferase, whose translation MELKAFQDMIELQETHWWYCARRTILARLLEKFVPVGGRVLEVGAGTGSNLELLQKWGTVTALEPNRFAADYLARNFSVKVLRAAVPASRELDRERFDLIAALDVLEHIEEETAALDFMVRRLRPGGWLLITVPAFAFLWSTHDEALHHKRRYRMPELARKLRYAGLAVIFQSYFNSLLFPLALATRLVDRLRPGTARSGAKRVPATANRILRFAFELEAPLLQRFRLPFGLSIVLFARKPKQIPRPRAAGQPSVPMASPC comes from the coding sequence ATGGAACTCAAGGCTTTCCAGGACATGATCGAACTGCAGGAAACGCATTGGTGGTACTGCGCGCGCAGAACCATACTTGCCCGTCTGCTCGAAAAGTTCGTTCCCGTCGGCGGCCGTGTGCTGGAAGTCGGGGCAGGCACGGGCTCGAATCTGGAACTGCTGCAGAAATGGGGTACGGTCACGGCCCTCGAACCCAATCGGTTCGCCGCCGATTACCTTGCACGGAACTTCAGTGTCAAGGTTCTGCGCGCTGCCGTCCCCGCTTCCCGTGAACTGGACCGCGAACGGTTCGACCTGATTGCCGCATTGGATGTACTGGAACACATCGAAGAAGAGACGGCTGCGCTCGATTTCATGGTTCGCCGGTTGCGTCCTGGTGGCTGGCTGCTGATAACGGTGCCGGCCTTTGCGTTTCTCTGGTCGACTCACGACGAAGCGCTGCACCACAAGCGTCGCTACCGAATGCCGGAACTTGCGCGCAAGCTGCGCTATGCGGGGCTGGCGGTGATTTTTCAGTCTTATTTCAACTCGCTGCTCTTTCCACTGGCATTGGCGACCCGGTTGGTGGACCGACTGCGGCCTGGCACGGCCCGTTCGGGGGCAAAACGCGTTCCCGCGACCGCAAACCGAATCCTGCGCTTCGCTTTCGAATTGGAAGCTCCGCTGTTGCAGCGATTCCGTCTGCCGTTCGGCCTTTCCATCGTCCTGTTTGCCCGGAAACCCAAACAAATCCCCAGGCCACGGGCCGCCGGTCAG
- a CDS encoding glycosyltransferase family 2 protein, with translation MWESIALDVEISIVVPVYNEEDSLKQFLPRLVPVLDSVGLGYEIVFVDDGSRDRTWRAIEDQRRSNERIRSLRLSRNFGKEIALAAGLDSARGDAVVFIDADLQDPPELIAEFVALWRSGYQNVYGLRVNRDQDSLLKRLTASLFYRVFNWVSDTKIPMNAGDFRLIGPAVVKAVRACRDKRRFMKGLYAWVGFPSVAVPYERQPRASGQSKFDAMTLISLAIDGMVSHSTAPLRAWTWLGLFCVVGGALLGLALLVQYFFSDNDPPTGFYMTALVILGFSALNFITLGIMGEYLGRIYGEVKDRPLYLLLDEADGDEASHDDREQGDADSELELGSANRNDA, from the coding sequence GTCGTCCCCGTATACAATGAAGAGGATTCGCTGAAGCAGTTCCTGCCGAGGCTGGTGCCTGTGTTGGACTCCGTCGGCTTGGGTTACGAAATCGTATTTGTCGACGACGGCAGCCGAGACCGCACCTGGCGGGCAATAGAGGACCAACGGCGCTCGAACGAGCGTATTCGATCACTACGCCTGTCGCGAAACTTCGGCAAGGAGATCGCTCTGGCGGCGGGTCTCGATTCCGCTAGGGGCGATGCAGTGGTGTTTATCGACGCGGACCTTCAGGATCCGCCCGAACTGATTGCCGAGTTCGTGGCACTCTGGCGTTCGGGCTATCAGAACGTCTACGGATTGCGGGTCAACCGCGACCAGGATTCGCTGCTGAAGCGCCTGACCGCCTCCCTTTTCTACCGTGTGTTCAATTGGGTGAGCGACACCAAAATCCCCATGAACGCTGGCGATTTCCGGCTCATCGGGCCTGCGGTCGTCAAGGCGGTGCGGGCTTGCCGCGACAAGCGGCGGTTCATGAAGGGCTTGTACGCCTGGGTCGGCTTTCCAAGCGTCGCCGTTCCCTACGAGCGCCAGCCGCGCGCTTCCGGCCAGTCGAAGTTCGACGCGATGACCCTGATTTCGCTGGCCATAGACGGCATGGTTTCGCATTCGACCGCACCGTTGCGAGCCTGGACCTGGCTGGGCCTGTTTTGCGTCGTGGGCGGCGCTCTACTCGGACTGGCGCTGCTCGTCCAGTATTTTTTTTCCGACAACGACCCTCCGACCGGCTTCTACATGACGGCCCTGGTCATTCTCGGCTTCTCGGCACTGAATTTCATAACGCTGGGCATCATGGGCGAGTACCTCGGCAGAATATATGGTGAGGTCAAGGATCGTCCGCTTTACCTGCTCCTTGACGAAGCGGATGGGGACGAGGCATCCCACGATGACCGGGAGCAAGGCGACGCCGACTCAGAACTCGAGTTGGGATCGGCGAACCGAAATGATGCCTGA